Below is a window of Amblyomma americanum mitochondrion, complete genome DNA.
TTAAAGAAAGTATTAACATAAGTTGAAATAATTTAATAAAAATATTGATTTTGTAAATCAAAATTGGAGTTCCCTTTTAACATCAGAAAAGAAATTCTCTCTTTAAATCTCCAAAATTTATATACTTTAAATATATATTATTTTCTGTCTGAAAATTAAAATTTTATTACTAATTTCTTTAGTATTAATTTCAATAAGTCATCCTATAATAATATTGATTGCAGTAATTTTACTAACTTTATTTATTTCATTTCTTTTCTACATTATTTCTAATAACTCTTTATTTTCCATAATTATTATTCTCATAATCCTGGGAGGAATAATAATTATTTTTATATATGTAGTAAGATTATGTCCTAATAAAAAAATAAACTTTAATTTTAAAATTTCAATTATTAGAATAATAATTTTATTATTGAATTTAGATTTATTATTTATAAAAATTTATAATCAAGATTTAATAAAAATTTATTTTTATTCATTCATAAATATATTTTTATTATTAATAATTTATCTTTTAGTTACTTTACTGGTAATTTTAAAAAATTTAAATTGAATTTCCTCTCCAATAAAAAGTTTATAACCTATGTTAAAACTTTTAAATCCCTTAATTAATCTTCCTTCTCCTTCAAACATTTCATATATATGAAATTTTGGATCGTTATTAGGAATTTGCTTAATAATTCAAATTATTTCAGGATTTTTTTTGGCAATAAATTTTTCAAGTGACATCACTACTGCATTTATCATAATTTCTCATATTCAACGAGATGTAAATTATGGATGATTAATTCGGTCTATTCATGCAAACGGAGCTTCTCTTTTTTTTATTTTAATTTACATTCATATTGGACGAGGAATTTATTATTCATCATTTTATTTTTATAAAGTTTGACTTTCAGGTCTTTTCATTGTTTTTATTCTTATAGCTACAGCATTTTTAGGATATATTTTGCCTTGAGGACAAATGTCATTTTGAGGGGCAACTGTAATTACAAATTTAATTTCAGCTATTCCATATTTTGGACAATCTATAACATTTTGAATTTGAGGGGGATTTTCAGTTGATAATAACACATTAATTCGATTTTTTTCACTTCATTTCATTCTGCCTTTTCTTCTTTTAAGAATATCTATTACTCATATTATTCTTATTCACGAAAAAGGTTCATCAAATCCCTTAGGGGTTTCAATAAATATTGACAAAATTCCTTTTCATCCCTATTTTACAATTAAGGATATTTTAGGAATTTTATTTGTTGTCATTCCATTTTCTTTATTTATTTTGCTGTACCCGTATAGA
It encodes the following:
- the ND6 gene encoding NADH dehydrogenase subunit 6, with protein sequence MKILLLISLVLISMSHPMMMLIAVILLTLFISFLFYIISNNSLFSMIIILMILGGMMIIFMYVVSLCPNKKMNFNFKISIISMMILLLNLDLLFMKIYNQDLMKIYFYSFMNMFLLLMIYLLVTLLVILKNLNWISSPMKSL
- the CYTB gene encoding cytochrome b (TAA stop codon is completed by the addition of 3' A residues to the mRNA), which translates into the protein MLKLLNPLINLPSPSNISYMWNFGSLLGICLMIQIISGFFLAMNFSSDITTAFIMISHIQRDVNYGWLIRSIHANGASLFFILIYIHIGRGIYYSSFYFYKVWLSGLFIVFILMATAFLGYILPWGQMSFWGATVITNLISAIPYFGQSMTFWIWGGFSVDNNTLIRFFSLHFILPFLLLSMSITHIILIHEKGSSNPLGVSMNIDKIPFHPYFTIKDILGILFVVIPFSLFILLYPYSMMDAENFNMANPMITPPHIQPEWYFLFAYAILRSIPNKLGGVLALMMSIMIIMILPFFMKNKISSFYFYNLKKMIFWALVNTFFLLTFLGAMPIEYPYDIMSKFITMIYFLFFILLSMM